The Rhododendron vialii isolate Sample 1 chromosome 8a, ASM3025357v1 genome has a window encoding:
- the LOC131299253 gene encoding transcription factor MYBS3, which produces MTRRCSHCSNNGHNSRTCPTRGGGSGSGSAASGGVKLFGVRLTDGGSIIKKSASMGNLSAHYHSSSSAAASPNPGSPSSDLLRDPVHVPDEYLSDDPAHGPGSSNRRAERKKGVPWTEEEHRLFLLGLQKLGKGDWRGISRSYVTSRTPTQVASHAQKYFIRHTNAIRRKRRSSLFDMVPEMDTDQPPLPEEQFMLPPSQPFDTDTSNSFPSLKLSLSQEFEPMETTSEEKVEEEAKETATPAGEFPTAVPAFFPAFLPIPFPLWQSNAAPPEEEKGVETFHHQVLRPIPVIPKEPVNVDELVGMSQLSLGETESSHREPPSLSLSLLGTPSRPSAFHASTPVNPSATTSKHL; this is translated from the exons ATGACTCGGCGGTGCTCCCATTGCAGCAACAACGGCCACAACTCCCGGACCTGCCCCACCAGAGGCGGCGGCAGCGGAAGCGGCTCCGCCGCGAGCGGCGGTGTGAAGCTGTTTGGGGTTAGGCTCACCGACGGCGGCTCGATCATCAAGAAGAGCGCCAGCATGGGAAACCTCTCGGCGCACTACCATTCTTCGTCGTCCGCCGCCGCTTCACCCAATCCCGGATCGCCTTCCTCCGACCTTCTCCGCGACCCGGTTCACGTGCCCGATGAGTACCTGTCCGACGACCCGGCCCACGGCCCGGGTTCGTCGAATCGCCGTGCCGAACGAAAGAAAG GTGTTCCATGGACAGAAGAAGAACATCGCCTGTTCTTACTTGGTCTCCAAAAGTTAGGGAAAGGTGATTGGCGTGGGATATCACGTAGTTACGTCACATCAAGGACACCTACCCAAGTAGCGAGCCATGCCCAGAAGTATTTCATCCGGCACACTAATGCTATCCGGAGAAAGAGGCGATCCAGCCTTTTCGATATGGTTCCAGAAATG GACACAGATCAGCCACCACTACCGGAAGAGCAATTCATGCTCCCTCCCTCTCAACCTTTTGATACTGATACTTCAAACTCATTCCCCTCATTGAAGCTCTCTCTGAGTCAAGAATTTGAACCCATGGAAACCACTTCTGAAGAAAAGGTCGAAGAAGAAGCCAAAGAAACCGCGACTCCAGCAGGTGAATTCCCAACAGCGGTTCCTGCATTCTTTCCCGCTTTTCTACCCATTCCATTTCCACTGTGGCAATCAAATGCAGCCCCTCCTgaagaagagaaaggagtaGAGACATTCCATCATCAAGTCCTTAGGCCCATTCCTGTCATTCCTAAAGAACCAGTAAATGTGGATGAATTAGTGGGAATGTCTCAACTTAGTTTGGGAGAGACTGAATCAAGCCATAGGGAGCCCCCATCGCTGTCCTTAAGCCTGTTAGGGACACCTTCAAGACCGTCTGCGTTTCATGCAAGCACTCCTGTTAATCCGTCAGCTACGACAAGTAAACATTTGTGA
- the LOC131299276 gene encoding histidine-containing phosphotransfer protein 4-like, translating to MERNQMHRQLANMRKALFDQGYLDEQFVQLEELQDDVNPNFVEEIVTLFYRDSTRLILNIEQALEKSSLDFSKLDTYMHQLKGKTTSIGAIRVKNECTQFADYCNAGNGEGCKRTFQQLKKEYSTLKKKLETYFQFARQIGPVETACRSSN from the exons ATGGAGAGAAACCAAATGCATAGACAACTTGCCAACATGAGGAAGGCTCTTTTTGATCAG GGATATCTTGACGAACAATTTGTTCAACTGGAGGAATTACAGGATGACGTTAACCCAAACTTTGTTGAGGAAATAGTTACACTGTTTTATAGGGATTCAACTCGGTTAATCTTGAATATAGAGCAAGCCTT GGAGAAGAGCTCTCTTGATTTCAGTAAATTGGACACCTATATGCACCAGCTTAAGGGAAAAACTAcaag CATTGGAGCCATAAGGGTGAAAAATGAATGCACTCAATTTGCGGACTACTGCAATGCAGGAAATGGAGAAGG ATGCAAGAGGACTTTCCAACAGCTCAAGAAAGAATATTCCACACTGAAGAAGAAACTTGAAACTTACTTTCAG TTTGCAAGGCAAATTGGACCTGTGGAGACCGCATGTCGCTCAAGTAACTGA
- the LOC131299234 gene encoding protein PAF1 homolog — translation MASYRPFPPPPQSTFGPPPNQNPLPPPPMAPPQPRANQYSQNWGGSFSSQNYNPNQYSQHGGGYGSLPPQYQYPLPPPPPESSYPPPPPMNLPPTQGSMYYPSSQYSQFNHQSLQQPPPPPPPPPSSPPPSSMFPPPPPPPPSQPPSPPPPPSTAPMGGRAKESRGHGEKGAPAKQHNRPPVPPMAVKKSNGGRIETEEERRLRKKRELEKQKHEEKQRQSQQLKESQNTVLQKTQMLSSGAKGHGSIIGSRMGERRTTPLLSGERAENRLKKPTTFICKLKFRNELPDPTAQPKLLSLRRDKDRFSKYTITSLEKMHKPQLYVEPDLGIPLDLLDLSVYNPPKGERLPLDPEDELLLRDDDPVTPVKKDGIKRKERPTDTGMSWLVKTQYISPLSMEATKQSLTEKQAKELREAKGGHNILENFNNRERRIKEIEASFVACKSLPVHATNSKLQPVEVLPLLPDFERYDDQFVVATFDSAPTADSELYSKLDKSVRDAHESQAIMKSYVATGSDSAKPDKFLAYMAPSPDELSKDMYDENEDVSFSWIREYHWDVRGDVADDPTTYLVAFGESEAHYVPLPTKLILSKKRAKEGKSSDEVEHFPVPSRVTVRRRETVSAVELKESESYPALKRGVKDLEDGLERQDKVVDDQDMDHSSEGEYMSD, via the exons ATGGCATCATACAGGCCGTTCCCTCCCCCGCCGCAATCGACTTTCGGCCCGCCGCCCAATCAGAATCCTCTCCCTCCACCACCAATGGCCCCACCGCAACCTCGTGCAAACCAGTATTCTCAGAATTGGGGTGGATCTTTCAGTTCTCAGAATTATAACCCTAACCAGTATTCTCAACATGGGGGTGGTTACGGGTCGTTGCCACCGCAGTATCAATACCCATTGCCACCGCCTCCACCCGAGTCTTCGTACCCGCCCCCACCACCGATGAACTTACCACCTACACAGGGTTCGATGTACTACCCATCATCCCAATACTCCCAATTCAACCACCAGTCATTGCAGCAACCAccgcctccaccaccgccacctccTTCCTCCCCTCCTCCGAGCTCTATGTTTCCTCCCCCTCCCCCGCCCCCTCCATCACAACCTCCATCTCCTCCGCCACCTCCTTCAACGGCTCCAATGGGTGGTCGGGCAAAGGAAAGTAGAGGACATGGTGAAAAGGGGGCACCCGCGAAACAGCATAATAGGCCTCCTGTTCCCCCAATGGCAGTGAAGAAATCTAATGGGGGCAGGATTGAGACGGAGGAAGAGAGGAGGTTGCGGAAAAAGAGAGAGTTGgagaaacaaaaacatgaaGAGAAGCAGAGACAGAGTCAACAGTTGAAGGAATCGCAGAACACAGTGCTGCAGAAGACGCAAATGTTGTCTTCTGGGGCGAAGGGGCATGGGTCGATTATTGGGTCACGGATGGGTGAGAGGAGGACTACCCCACTTTTGAGCGGTGAGAGAGCTGAAAACCGGTTAAAGAAGCCCACAACATTCATCTGCAAGTTGAA ATTCCGGAATGAGTTGCCAGATCCAACTGCACAACCAAAGCTTCTTTCTTTGAGAAGAGACAAAGATAG ATTCTCAAAATACACAATTACATCTTTGGAGAAAATGCACAAGCCTCAATTATATGTTGAGCCGGATCTTGGAATACCACTTGATTTGCTTGATCTCAGCGTATACAA TCCTCCCAAGGGAGAAAGGTTACCCCTTGATCCAGAAGACGAGCTGTTGTTGCGAGATGATGATCCAGTGACCCCTGTCAAAAAAGATGGCATTAAAAGGAAAGAGCGGCCTACTGATACAGGCATGTCTTGGCTCGTTAAAACACAGTACATCTCCCCTCTTAGCATGGAAGCAACGAAACAG TCTCTGACTGAGAAACAAGCAAAAGAACTGCGAGAAGCAAAGGGAGGCCACAACATTTTGGAGAACTTCAATAACAG ggAAAGGAGAATCAAGGAAATTGAGGCTTCATTTGTGGCATGCAAGTCGCTACCTGTCCATGCAACAAATAGCAAGCTGCAGCCAGTTGAAGTTTTGCCATTACTCCCTGATTTTGAACG GTATGATGACCAGTTTGTTGTCGCTACTTTCGATAGCGCTCCTACTGCTGATTCAGAACTGTACAGCAAGTTGGACAAATCTGTGCGTGATGCCCATGAATCTCAG GCCATCATGAAAAGTTATGTGGCAACAGGCTCGGACTCAGCTAAGCCAGATAAATTCTTGGCCTATATGGCACCATCACCAGATGAG CTATCAAAGGACATGTATGATGAGAATGAAGATGTCTCATTCTCGTGGATCCGGGAGTACCATTGGGAT GTACGAGGTGATGTTGCTGATGACCCGACAACGTATCTTGTGGCATTTGGTGAATCAGAAGCGCACTACGTG CCTCTTCCGACAAAGCTTATTTTAAGCAAAAAGAGggcaaaagaaggaaaatctaGTGATGAAGTTGAGCATTTCCCAGTACCTTCAAGAGTAACTGTAAGGCGGAGAGAAACTGTTTCTGCGGTGGAATTGAAAGAATCAGAG AGTTACCCAGCTTTGAAAAGGGGAGTGAAAGACCTTGAGGATGGCCTTGAGAGACAAGACAAGGTTGTGGATGACCAAGACATGGATCACTCAAGCGAAGGAGAATACATGTCTGATTGA